A genomic segment from Nicotiana tabacum cultivar K326 chromosome 7, ASM71507v2, whole genome shotgun sequence encodes:
- the LOC107793454 gene encoding small ribosomal subunit protein eS21, with translation MQNEEGQNVDLYIPRKCSATNRVITSKDHASVQLNVGHLDDKGLYIPGSFTTFALCGFIRAQGDADSALDRLWQKKKVEARQQ, from the exons ATGCAGAACGAAGAGGGACAAAACGTTGATCTTTACATCCCCAGGAAATG CTCTGCTACCAACAGGGTGATCACTTCAAAGGATCATGCCTCTGTTCAACTTAATGTTGGCCATTTGGATGATAAGGGCTTGTATATCCCTGGCAGTTTCACCACTTTTGCTCTCTGTGGTTTCATCCGTGCTCAG GGTGATGCTGACAGCGCACTGGATCGCCTCTGGCAGAAGAAGAAAGTTGAAGCGAGACAACAGTAG
- the LOC107793446 gene encoding uncharacterized protein LOC107793446, whose product MADSNFVDREKQKQADNDIKDMISTLTKRLTSLQRVHKAASGDSDQNLQGDDEDDHGTRIITLAGTNVGASMRGEMDEKPGLDGVSPGEKEALKTYVNSNFQSINNSIMLGGSYCTNDPGVHLDISDYVDQETPTPKGHGKKKERGSSKHYPHSQHSE is encoded by the coding sequence ATGGCTGACTCTAATTTTGTTGACAGGGAGAAGCAAAAGCAAGCAGATAATGATATCAAGGACATGATCTCTACTCTAACGAAACGACTGACCAGCCTCCAACGCGTGCACAAGGCAGCATCAGGAGACTCGGATCAGAATCTTCAAGGCGATGATGAAGATGATCATGGCACAAGAATCATCACTCTAGCTGGAACCAATGTTGGAGCCAGCATGCGCGGTGAGATGGATGAGAAACCTGGCCTCGACGGCGTTTCACCAGGGGAGAAAGAGGCTTTAAAAACATATGTGAATAGCAATTTCCAGTCCATCAACAATTCAATCATGTTGGGTGGTAGCTATTGTACTAATGACCCTGGTGTTCATTTGGACATCTCTGATTATGTGGATCAAGAAACCCCAACACCAAAAGGACatggaaaaaagaaggaaaggggaAGCTCCAAACATTACCCCCATTCTCAACACTCAGAATAG
- the LOC107793440 gene encoding WAT1-related protein At3g30340-like, whose amino-acid sequence MKSYVEWYPIFIMLAIDFAFAISNILLKKIILDGMSHLVFITYRQSISTIFLAPIAFFLERNTRPKLTPQILCNLFLSAIVGASLTQYLFLLGIEYTSATFSCAFVNMVPVITFLMALPFGLETINIKHGSGIAKLIGTLICVGGAFILTFYKGIPLIHFSDLQYVSPSSDAAISSSKIKERWILGSLALFAGTFLWSSWFLLQSFIGNRYPCKYSSTVIMTFFSAIQSAILTLSIDRRLSMWIPREKIDMLTIIYAGLIGSGMCYVGMSWCVKKRGPVFTAAFSPLVQIMAAMFDVPILHEQLHLGSVIGSAIVIAGLYFLLWGKNREMQKVVHETEEKKDKELTFKDLETNSESRIP is encoded by the exons ATGAAGAGCTATGTGGAATGGTACcctatttttattatgttggcaaTTGATTTTGCTTTTGCCATTAGTAATATACTTCTCAAGAAGATTATATTGGATGGAATGAGCCATTTGGTCTTCATTACTTATCGACAGTCCATTTCGACCATATTTTTAGCCCCAATTGCCTTCTTTCTGGAAAG GAATACTAGACCAAAACTCACCCCTCAAATCTTGTGTAACCTTTTCTTGAGTGCTATTGTTGG GGCATCTCTTACGCAATACTTATTCCTTCTTGGAATAGAATACACATCTGCAACTTTCTCATGTGCTTTTGTCAACATGGTTCCTGTGATCACATTCCTTATGGCGTTACCTTTTGG GTTAGAGACTATCAACATCAAACACGGAAGTGGAATAGCCAAATTGATTGGTACATTAATATGCGTTGGAGGTGCCTTCATACTGACTTTTTACAAAGGCATCCCTTTGATTCATTTTTCAGACCTACAATATGTATCTCCATCCTCGGATGCTGCTATTAGTTCCtcgaaaataaaggaaagatggATTCTTGGTTCTCTGGCGTTGTTTGCTGGGACGTTTTTGTGGTCATCGTGGTTCCTTCTTCAATCCTTTATTGGAAATCGATATCCATGCAAGTACTCTAGCACTGTTATCATGACCTTCTTTAGTGCCATACAATCGGCTATCTTAACTTTGTCTATCGATAGAAGACTATCCATGTGGATTCCAAGGGAAAAGATCGATATGTTGACTATCATCTATGCT GGATTAATAGGTTCAGGAATGTGCTATGTGGGAATGTCATGGTGTGTGAAGAAGAGGGGTCCAGTCTTCACTGCAGCATTCAGTCCTCTTGTCCAAATTATGGCAGCCATGTTCGACGTTCCCATTCTACACGAACAACTACATCTTGGAAG TGTAATTGGATCAGCTATTGTAATTGCCGGTCTATACTTTCTGCTTTGGGGCAAGAACAGAGAAATGCAAAAAGTTGTCCATGAAACTGAAGAGAAAAAGGACAAGGAGCTAACCTTTAAAGATTTAGAAACCAATTCTGAATCCAGGATCCCTTAA